A segment of the Anaerolineales bacterium genome:
TGGGCAAAATTCAGGATGCCGGAATTGCCCATGTAGAGCTGCAACCCCAGCACCAGCATGAGGCTGACGAACATGACGGTGACGATGCGGGTCAGCAGGGAGATGCCCGCTAGCTGGGCGAGGACAGCCACGACCAGCACGGCTGCCACCAAGGTCAGCGGGGTGTTGAGCGGTTTGAGGCGGGCGGCCAGGTTCATCCCACGCGCTCCACGGAGGTCTTGCTGCGGATCAGGCCCTCGGGTCGGATGAGCAGGATGATGATGACAAAGGCGAACATGAAGGCTTCACGGAATTCCACCAACCCCGGCGGCAGGAGCACGCCCAGCAGGCTGATGATGGTGGCGTAAACGAATCCGCCCACCACGGCACCGGTCAGGCTGCGCATCCCTCCGATGACGGTGGCGACAAACGCCACCAGCAGGGGTGGTAGGCCAATGGTGGGCGTTACCGAAGCGGAGCGCGCGATCCAGAAGATGGAGACGATGCCGGCCATGATGCCGCTGATGGCGAAGGCGGTGGAGATGACCGTGTTGGCGGGCACGCCCAGCATACGGGTCATGGTGAAGTTGTCGGCGGCGGCGCGCAGGGCGATGCCCAGCACGGTGCGCCGCAGCAGCAGCGTGAGCAGCGCCAGCGTGGCGATGCAGGTGACGATGGTGAGGATATTGCGCCAGGGCACGCTGGTGCCGGCGATCATGACGCTGGTCTGGAAGATCTGCGGCAGGGTCACGGCACGCGCGCGGGGGGAAATGATCAGCAGGGCGCCGTTCTGCAGAATGGTGCTGACGGCGAAGGAGGTGATCAGCATGGCGGTCAACGATTTTTCCCGCACCGGGCGGAAGGCCACCAGCTCGGTCAACAGGCTGGTCACCACGGCAGCCAACACCGCCAGCACGACCACCGCCAGCCAGGGCAGGGGGGTGTAAAAGGTAAGTAGGTACATGGTGTAGCCGCCGACCATGATCAGCTCGCCATAGGCGAAGTTGACCAGACGCAGGATGCCATAGACGATCACCAGCCCCAAGGCCAACATGGCATACAGGCTGCCGAGGCTGAGCGTGTTGGTGATGAATTCCAGGTTGATCAAGGCGGCGCTCTTATTTCTTTACCTGGCGTCCGACGCCCATATAGATGCTTTCGATGTCTGCGCGGCTGCGCAGCTGCTGGGCAGTACCCTGGCTTTCGATCAGGCCAGTATTCATCAGATAGGCCCGGTCGACGATCTCCAGGGTGCGGTCCACGTTCTGCTCGACCAGCAGGATGGTCACGCCGCGCTGGTGCAGGCGGGCGATCAGCTCGAAAATCTGGTCGACCAGGGCGGGGGCCAGGCCCAGGGAGGGCTCGTCCAGCATGAGCAGGCGCGGACTGGACATGAGCGCGCGGGCGATGGCCAGCTGCTGCTGCTCGCCGCCCGAGAGGGTGCCCCCAGGCTGCTGCAGGCGCTCCTTGAGCACCGGGAAGAGGTCGTAGACCTCATCGAGGTTGCGCCGGTACTCGGTTCTTTCGCTGCGGGTGAAAGCACCCAGGCGCAGGTTCTCCTCCACGGTCAGGCTGGGGAAGATGTCGCGCCCTTCGGGCACCAGGGAGATGCCCAGGCGGGCGATCTGCTCGGGAGACTTGCCGACGATGGAACCACCCTCAAAGGCAATACCCCCCTGCCAGGGCCGCAGCACGCCGGCGATGCATCCCAGGGTGGTGGATTTCCCCGCCCCGTTGACGCCCAGCAGAGCCACCAGCTCGCCCTGGCTGACATTGATGGACACGCCGCGCAGGGCGGTGATGGCTCCGTAACGGGCGTGGACGCCATTCAGCTCTAGCATACTCAGCCTCCGGCTGCGGCCTTGCCCAGATAGGCCTGGAGCACAGCCGGGATCTGCCGCACTTCTTGGGGCGTGCCCTCGCCGATGGTCTTGCCGAAGTTCAGCACGTGCAGCCGGTGGCATAGGCCCATGATCAGGCGCATGTCGTGATCGACGATCAACATACCCAGGTTCTTCCGCGCGGGGATCGCTGCCAGCACCTGCAGCAGCTCTTCGCCCTCGTCCTCGTTCAACCCGGCGGCGGGCTCATCCAGGAAGAGGAACTTCGGCTCGGTGGCCAGGGCGCGGGCCACTTCCACGCGGCGCTCGAGGCCGTAGGGCAGCACCCCGGCGCGCATCTCCGCCCAGCGCGAGATGCCGATCTCCTCCAGCACCTGCCCGGCCCGTTTGCGGGCGTCCCGGCGCGAGTGGCCCATGCTGACCGCGGCCACCTCCACGTTTTCGAGCACGGTCAGCTCGCGGAAGAGGCGGATGGTCTGGAAAGTGCGCGCCAGGCCGGCGTGGCCCACCTGATGGGGCTTCTTGTTGGTGATCTCCGCGCCGTCCACAAAGACCTGCCCGCTGGTGGCGGGCAGCAGGCCGGTGACTACATTGATGAGGGTGGTCTTGCCGGAGCCGTTCGGCCCGATCAGGCCAAGGATCTCGCCGCGCCGCAGGATGAAGCTCACGCCGTCCAGGGCGTGCAGGCCGGCAAAGTACTTGGATAAC
Coding sequences within it:
- a CDS encoding ABC transporter ATP-binding protein gives rise to the protein MLELNGVHARYGAITALRGVSINVSQGELVALLGVNGAGKSTTLGCIAGVLRPWQGGIAFEGGSIVGKSPEQIARLGISLVPEGRDIFPSLTVEENLRLGAFTRSERTEYRRNLDEVYDLFPVLKERLQQPGGTLSGGEQQQLAIARALMSSPRLLMLDEPSLGLAPALVDQIFELIARLHQRGVTILLVEQNVDRTLEIVDRAYLMNTGLIESQGTAQQLRSRADIESIYMGVGRQVKK
- a CDS encoding branched-chain amino acid ABC transporter permease, producing MINLEFITNTLSLGSLYAMLALGLVIVYGILRLVNFAYGELIMVGGYTMYLLTFYTPLPWLAVVVLAVLAAVVTSLLTELVAFRPVREKSLTAMLITSFAVSTILQNGALLIISPRARAVTLPQIFQTSVMIAGTSVPWRNILTIVTCIATLALLTLLLRRTVLGIALRAAADNFTMTRMLGVPANTVISTAFAISGIMAGIVSIFWIARSASVTPTIGLPPLLVAFVATVIGGMRSLTGAVVGGFVYATIISLLGVLLPPGLVEFREAFMFAFVIIILLIRPEGLIRSKTSVERVG
- a CDS encoding ABC transporter ATP-binding protein, producing MTSDISAAGPSREALTIRGLSKYFAGLHALDGVSFILRRGEILGLIGPNGSGKTTLINVVTGLLPATSGQVFVDGAEITNKKPHQVGHAGLARTFQTIRLFRELTVLENVEVAAVSMGHSRRDARKRAGQVLEEIGISRWAEMRAGVLPYGLERRVEVARALATEPKFLFLDEPAAGLNEDEGEELLQVLAAIPARKNLGMLIVDHDMRLIMGLCHRLHVLNFGKTIGEGTPQEVRQIPAVLQAYLGKAAAGG